Within the Chiloscyllium punctatum isolate Juve2018m chromosome 9, sChiPun1.3, whole genome shotgun sequence genome, the region ACTTGTGTGAATCCAGACCAAGAATGTCAGTGGTTTTTAAACCACAATTTGTCTCTTTGAACAGGAGTTAAAAGTTTGAACAGAAATAATTGTTCATTTTAAGTGGTTGTTGGTTTGAAGGCATTCATTTCCCTTCTGTAAATGCAAAGACTTTGACTGTGAAGATGTTCAGTGACAGTCTTGGCATCTTTTTGCTGGCAACGATAATAGATACCAGTGTGTAAACAGGATGCAACCCTGCCCATATATTAAACATTTCAGGCTTTTTCATTATGTGCCTGTCTTAGCCCATCAGCCGGCATGCTTGCTTGGCAAATTCTGTTTGCTCATCAACATGTCAGCTCATAGGTTGTCCTTTTGAGTTGCCCTGCCTTTGTATTTGCAGTATTGTCATTTCTTTTTACTGAATTGTAATCAGGTAAGTTATTTCCTGTTCAAACACAGTCTATAAAACTTTGAAATGCCGTGTCCTTTTTATAACCAAAAAAATTGAATGCCGTGTTGTCTCTTCTGTTTGATTGTTAGGTTAACAATAAATGGATGAAGGCCCAGTGTGTAGAATTACGGCTGAGGAACCATGGAGCACAAGACCCCAGAAGGTTCCAACTCTGACCTGAAACTGGTCTGCCACCCAAGAGCAAAAAGTAAAGTTTGGAAGTATTTTGGGTTTGATACCGATGCTGAAGGATGCATACTGCAATGGAAGAAGATCTATTGTAGAGTTTGTAGGGCCCAAATTGCATATTCAGGAAACACCTCCAATCTTGCCTACCACCTTGAAAAGAATCATCCCAGTGAATTCCACCAAGTTGTAAAGAGCAATGCTGAGCAAGTTAGGGAGCCATTCACCTCCAACCTTTTGAAATCTGAATCTGAAAGCACATACCTGAGCCATCAAGATCCAATCTTCAAGACCTGCTACAGCCAAGATAGTAAACGGCACCAAGAAATGACCTCGATGGTTACCAACTTTATCTGCGAAGGTCTGTATCCTGTCTCTGTGGTAGAGGAACAAACGTTCAAGAAACTGCTTAAAATGGCGGATCCAAGGTACGAGCTCCCTAACAGGAAGCATTTCTCGACCAAAGCTATCCCAGAGCGGTATCACACAGTCCGGACTGCTGTGGAAAAGGAGTTGGCTGCGGCACTGTGGTGTGGGGTGACTGCTGATCTATGGACTGTGCAGGCTCGAAAACGATACTACATGTCTTTGACTGCTCACTTTGTAGGTGGTATGGGCCGTGGTGCCAACGTTTTAAAGTTCACTTCCAAGTGTCTAGCCACGTTCGAAGTGGTGGATGAGTATACCACGGAGAACTTGGCCCATGCGCTTGTTGAGACCTTTAGAGAATGGGGCATCAGCAAAAATGTGTTGGGTGCTACTACCAGTAGCGACAGTGAAAATGTAGTGAATGCTTGCTCACTTCTGAATCTCCCTGTGCACATGCCATGTTTCGGTCACGCAATCAACCTGGGGATAAACCGAGCGATCCAACTCCCTAAACTCTGCATCCTCCTTCTGAAATGCAATAAACTGGTCGAGTATTTTAAAATGACACCAAGGGCAGCGTGCATGCTGCGTGAGAAGCAGAAGCAGCAGTATTTGTTACAGCATCAATTGGTTAATGATTGTAGTAGTTGGGGGACCACCCTCTCTATGTTACAGCGGCTGAGGGAACAGCAAACCGCAATTGCTGCAGTGCTGTTTGAGGACAGCATGAGTTACCAATTGATGCCGGAAGCCAGTGAATGGAGCACCATAGATGGGTTGGTGAAATTACTGCAGCCATTTCAACAGGCCACTGAGATGATGGGCAAGTCCAAATACCCACTCATTAGCATGGTCAAACCTCTGCTGCATGTCCTCTTGAATTCGACGTTGAAAGTCGATGATTCAGACTCTCATGTGCTCAGTGCTGTGAAGGAGACCATCGCCAAAGAGTTGTCTGAAGCATATGCGTTGTCCCCAGAGCTGGAGCTGTTTTTCCACTGTGCGACATTTCTCGATCCAAGGTACAAGAAAGTTCCATTCCTTTCAGCCTCACAACAGAAGCAGGTCGAGAACAAGATCTTGGAGGAAGCCACTGCCCTCTTGGAGAAGGGCATTGAGAGTTTTGCGAAAGCAGAGGGAGGCTTTGCCCTTGAAGAGCCTCCCCTGAAAAAACGGACAGTATTGGTGCAGCCCTACAGCACTGGCAGCATCAGCTTCATGCTGGCAGAGATATTCGGGCAGGCGGGCAGCAGAGATGAGGGCCAAGATGGATGGCGTGCCCAGGTTGTGGAAGAGCTGAACAACTTCAAATCACAGAAGGTGCTGGAACTGAATGAAGATCCGCTCATCTGGTGGTCTGACCGTGTAGCTTTATTTCCCACTTTGAGCAAACTGCTGCAGAAGTACTGGTGCATTCCAGCTACCAGCCTCCCTTCTGAGCGCCTGTTCAGCGCGGCAGGGAATCTGGTGAATGCCAAGCGAAACCAGCTGGCCCCGGCGGAGGTCGATCAACTCCTGTTCCTGTACGAGAACACAAGGGTCGATCGGGAGGTAGCTGTGGATGATGATAATGAATGAGAACTTGACTAACAGGAAGATATTGAGGGACAAAGACCAGGATCAGtggtgaaaggaaaaaaaaactgaggGGTAATCCAAGTCATGATTTGCCATCAATTTGAAATAAAAGAATTTTGATTTCTTTTTGTTGATCTGACTGTCTGAATCAGACAGCTTATACTTTGTTCTTGCAGCAGATTCGAAAACTTCCGTTGTATTTATAATATATGGGACAATacgtacacacaaacatacaataATACATGATCAGCTGTACAGGTTCAAAAGAAGTTCTGTTTAAATAACCTAGATTGCTAGGATTAATGTCATCTTTCTTCCTGGACCAGATTGTGACAGAGAATTAATATTGGTTCTGTACCAAAATGCAGCTGCAATAAGTTTTACATTTTTAGTTATTACAGTAAAGATAGACTGAGTAATATTCTATGATTCCCTTAACTGTGCTTCAAGACCAGTTTTTATGGCATAACTATTGTTAAATATAACTTTAAGCTGTGCAGGCTGCAAATAATACTCAATATTTCATGTGTTACGTACTGGGATTTAACTGGGGAGGCAATGGAAAGAATTGTCGATTTGTTTTAAGCTTCAAGGAAGCAACCCATGAAGGACTGTATAAAATAAACTTTAAATATACTTTATTATTGTCTTGTTTGTCATTTAAGTGGTCACAAATTGAAATCTGTGTCGTGATGTCTTGCCATTGTGACATAATGCAGTAATGCTTATTGTCTAGTCTCTGTTCTGTATGGCTTATCACACAGTTGTTTAACGGCtactgctgtttcacagcacaTAAGCCACATTTCCAATTGTGCAAAATTGCTAGGATGTTCTTGTATTAAAGCTCAGTTACTATTCAGAGCCGCTGGATATATGTGACCTGCTTCTGTGTTCCTTCACTGGATGGCGGAAGGAGGCAATGTGCCTTGGAAAGACTTCATTGTATTGGTAGTCGAACATCAATATTATTTTGATGTTGAAATCCTATTTCTCCAAATCAACAGTTTTAATATTAAAAATTTTCAGAAATTAAATTCAGCATATTTATAAAACTGTCTAATAAACTCTGCTTGCCTACAGTGATGCTATGTCTCACCATCAAAACAACTTTAATGGTGTAAAATGTATTGTTTCACATTTGAGTTACACTGTGCAATTGATATCAATTCATCAAAGCTTTGGAGTGGAACTCATTTATTTTTATACTGCAATTTGTAGCGCACACAATTCATCGTCAATGATCGTCCCGGTGGCTGTAACCCCAGACTTGTGCTGGACTGAAATGgtgtattcacaaaggagaataTTTTTGCCTGTGAGAATGCACGTGCAATAAAACCCATTGTTGTTTAAATGGTATCTGAAATTCCAGATCTTAATTTTAAACATTGAATGGACAATAGTTTTATTTTGTGTAGTCTTAAAAATTAAGGTTTACTGTCAAAATGCTCCAATCTTACATGTTTTATGGGAAGCCGCTAAACAGGTATGATATTTTGACCATTAGGATGCTTTTAAAAAGTGATTGACATGACAAGATTTTTAAGCTTTTGCTGTAACCATTCTTCATTTAacattattttgcttttgtatGCAACCCATACTGCAAAGTATAGAATGGAACATTACTCTTTTATACTTCTTAAGCATTGTGCTCTCAATGGAACTACAATGCTGTAACAGTCACAGTAGCTTCCAGTTTTCAGTGGGTTCCCACGTGACCATTCTGTCAAGACTTAAATTTGAGAGACTTGTCTCCAGGACATACACTCCTCCATTTTTAGAGGATTCCTTAAGTCCTTCAGCAGTAAAGCCTGTTCCAAAGACTGTTTATCACTCCTGATAATGCCAGAATGAATCTCTTGGAATCTATAGAAGGTTGCATGACATGCCAGGAAATCGAGAGCCTGCCATTCTCCAGGATATGTTTGTGTAGCTTCCAATGCCATGAAGTCTTTTCCCTCTGACCATTTCTGTGATATTGGCTTATGTGCAGGGAAGCCTGTAACTTGATTGCAAACAAACTTgatagaattttttgaggaggtaactagGGTGTtaaacataggaaataggagcaggagtaggccatttagccctttggacccactctgccattcaatatgatcatgcctgATCAACCTTATTCCCAGTTCCTCCTATTCATTTTTACTCCTTTACCCTAAGAAGTATGTCTGACCTTTTTTTGAAAACTCtcaaatgttttggcctcaactgctctctgtggtagtgaattccacaagctcaccactttacgggtgaagaaatgtctcctaatCTTAGTCTTAAATGGCCTATGCCATAACCATAAACTGACCCTTTGATTCTGGGCGTCCCTGGTCATTtgaacattcttcctgtgtttgcCCTTCTTGTCCTGTTTGAATTTTACAGATTTCTATGAGCTACCCCCTCATTCTCAGTTCTAGCTGatctagtctctcttcatatgtcagtcatGCCATCCCAGGAATGAGTCTGATAAACCTCTGTTGCACTGCCTCCACAGCTAGAACATCCTCCTTCAGACAAGGAGATCACACTTGCATTCAATATTCCAGGAATGGTCTCACCCAAGGCCCTGTACACTTGCAGCAAGACATTGCTGCTCCCTACTCCCAAATGTTGCAGTTGGTGAGGGTGATGCATTTGATGTGGTCTGCATGGActttggcaatgcttttgattCAGTCCCTCATGGTGGACTGGTTAAGAGCAAAAGATCCCATAGAATCCAAGACAAAATGAGAATGTTGGATCtaaaattggctgagtggcagggAGCAGTAGTGTTGGAGGATGATAGATGGATGAACCTGTGACTAGAACCCTTTTTCCAGTGGTGGTCTACAAGCCTTGGAGCTGAGTCCCTTGCTGGTTTTGGTGAACTTTAATGGTATGGACCGAAGTTCACAGGTGACAGAGCATGAGAATGGTCGAATGGTAAATAGTGAAGATAACTATAAACTATGCGAGGATATCAATGGATTGGTCAGTTGGGCAGAgcagtgacaaatggaattcagcccagaaaaatgtgaggtaataCACATAACATAGGCAAGGCAACACTGTGGATGGTAGGACCCTGGAAACTATTAAAGATCAGAGGCAGCTTGATATGCACATCTACAAATCCCTGAATGTCACAGGGCAGCTAGATAAGGTGATTAAGAAGCCAATGCCTTTATTGCTgaggcatagagtacaagagatTATATTGGAACTGCAAAGAATACTGGTTAGGCCgaaactggtgttgtgtgtgcAGTCTTGATTCtcataggagggatgtgattgcagtGTAGAGAATCCAAAGAAAATTTATTAGGATGCTGCCTCAGTGGGGAGGGTCTGAattataaggaaaggttgaatTGGTTGGGGTTGGAGCAATTACGGCTGACAGGGGACCTGATCAAAATCCATAAGATTGGGGGACACTGAAAGgatggctgggaagatgctgtttcCATCAGTAGTCTGGTCAGTAACTCAGGGATGTAAATTTAAGTTCAGAGGTCGAAAGCTAagaggagaatgcagaacttttaccacccagagggttgtgggtGTCTGCAACTCACTATTTGAATCAGAAACTCTTGTAATATTTAAGCATCATTTGGATAGTCacttgcattcctgatgaagggcttttgcctgaaatgtcgattttcctgatcctcacatgctgcctgacctgctgtgcttttctagcaccactctaatctccaacatctgcagtacccacctctgccTATTCACTTGTATTGCCACACCCTCCATTTCtgtgggccgagaagtggcaaatTGGGTTTGTTGTACTCAATTTTTGGTCATTCGATGCAGACATGATGGGGTAAATGGCCTCTTGCGCAGCAAATGTCGGAGTTCATAATTTTCTTGCTCCCTTTCTCCATGGCAAAGTGAAACACATCAACCTTATATCTTGATAGAAATGCTAATTAGTCATTTTGATTTCAACTGCCTTTAATCTTGGAAGTAAATCGATAACCTACAGCACAACTGTTTGCAACTCTTACCAACAAAGCCTCCTTGGGACTTCAGACTCAGTCTTCAATGAGACAGCTGACACAGTCTCCAGATACAAATAACTTTGCTTGTTCTCAGTAAAACAATCTTAGCCTTCTTATCTCTATAACCCAGGCTTGTCAGACTGCAGAACAGGTCACATGACCGCTTTCATTCTTTCTAAAGTATAATCATCTCTTAATTATCATAATTGTAACAATTTGTGCATTTGCTTGTGTCACATTGTTGGAGTCTTTAAAAGAACCTGAATTTATTTGTGGTAGGTTGTTTTACAAACATAATTTGTACCACATTGATTGAAAACAGAAGATATGAAATAAATATTTATCTGGTCTTCTGTTGAGTTATTTTAAATCCAATGATTAATGGTGAAAACGTCTTGACTTTGAACCAGTTGAAGTGAAACAATTTATTAACTGCATTGTGCAAAAGCTGCAATCCCTGCATGAAGGTCAAAATGCTGGTTTGTTATTGGCTTTGATGTTGCAATTAGGAACAAAAAGACTTACTTTCATAGGATGCCTTCAGTCACCTCAGAATGCTTAAAAACATGTTACAACAGCCTATTAAGCACTTGATGAATTTTTGTCACATTTGTAACGTAGGAACAGGCAAACTATGTTGTATCCAACAAGCTTCCATAAACAGCTATGTGGTGATGACCAAATAATCTTTTTGTGATGTTGGTTGAAAGATAAAATAATGGCCATGTGTTTTACTTAATGAACAAATAATGCTTCATGTAATTGCAAAAGTTGGTGTTTGATATGTTTAGATCCAGGTGCAATTTTTTTTCCTTTGCTCTTTGGATGTGTCACTAACAAGATCAGATCTTATTGGTTGCCCTGGAAAGGTGATGGTTGGGGCCATCTTGAAGCACTGCAGCCTGCCTGATGAAGCTGCTCATGTAAAGAAATGCCAGGAATTCTGACCGAGTGTCATCGAAGGAACATCAGTATAGGCACATGTTGGGTAGATGTGTAACTTAGAGGCAAACCTGGGAGGTTGTTATCCCATTACTCTCCCTATCCTGTCTGGCTGGAAGAAGTTGTCAGTTTGACAAATAAAGCAGGTGCAGCATTAGTGAGCTGTTCCAGTGATATCTTTGTAGATCATGCACTCACCACTGGATTAGGCCAGTGAATTAGACACTATCTAGCAGTGTAACTGGGCTGTGAGGAGCAATGTATTTTGATTGCTCCAACTAtacccattcaggcaagtagaGAATATTCCATTTCTGAATAATTTCTTGTAGGTTGTGGGTAGAGCCACTCACCACTGAATAGTCAGTCTAATTTGGTCCAATAATCATAGCATTTACATGAGTCATTTAAGTTTCTGGTCAGTAGTGATCCTCATGTTGATAATGAGGGACTTGGTGATAACACTACCATTAACTAAGCAAAACTAAATTTCTCCTGCTtggatggtcattgcttggcagtTGTGTGGCATGACTGTTGCTTGCCACTTCAGTTTAAGGTTGTGATAATTATATGCAAAGATTGCTTGAGTACTTGACAAGTTGTAAATGGTGCCAAAGATTATGTACTCAGTCAATAGCTCTACTCTGAACTTGAGGGAAGGCTAATGTTAAATGAGTCGAAGATGTTCGAACTTGGGATGCTCTGACCAGTAGATGTGTTGCACTGATGCCATGGAGTTGAGTTGTTTTGCTCCCTAAGCTTCCCTTATTGATTTTAGTTTTACTGCCATTGTTAGTACCGAACTTCTATTTGAATGTGGCCTTGATGCCAAGACctgtaggtcatgcctcacccTAAATTCAGCTCTCTCTCGTCCATATTTAGACCAAGATTGCAATGAGATCTGGGGCTTTATGGTTTGGCAAAACTAAGGAGAAGGTCTGGAGAAGCTGaaaggcctgaaggtggataaatcacatAGACCAGATTGACGACATGCCAGAATTCTGAAGGCGACAGCTGAGGAGATTATAGAATCATTGGAACCAGGGAGGGTCCCATAGGACTGGAAATGGCTAATGTAAtacctctgtttaagaagggaaggagGTAGAAGATAGGAAACTTATTGGTCCATTAGCATGAccttggtcattggtaagattttagaaccCATTATTATG harbors:
- the LOC140481149 gene encoding E3 SUMO-protein ligase ZBED1-like, which produces MEHKTPEGSNSDLKLVCHPRAKSKVWKYFGFDTDAEGCILQWKKIYCRVCRAQIAYSGNTSNLAYHLEKNHPSEFHQVVKSNAEQVREPFTSNLLKSESESTYLSHQDPIFKTCYSQDSKRHQEMTSMVTNFICEGLYPVSVVEEQTFKKLLKMADPRYELPNRKHFSTKAIPERYHTVRTAVEKELAAALWCGVTADLWTVQARKRYYMSLTAHFVGGMGRGANVLKFTSKCLATFEVVDEYTTENLAHALVETFREWGISKNVLGATTSSDSENVVNACSLLNLPVHMPCFGHAINLGINRAIQLPKLCILLLKCNKLVEYFKMTPRAACMLREKQKQQYLLQHQLVNDCSSWGTTLSMLQRLREQQTAIAAVLFEDSMSYQLMPEASEWSTIDGLVKLLQPFQQATEMMGKSKYPLISMVKPLLHVLLNSTLKVDDSDSHVLSAVKETIAKELSEAYALSPELELFFHCATFLDPRYKKVPFLSASQQKQVENKILEEATALLEKGIESFAKAEGGFALEEPPLKKRTVLVQPYSTGSISFMLAEIFGQAGSRDEGQDGWRAQVVEELNNFKSQKVLELNEDPLIWWSDRVALFPTLSKLLQKYWCIPATSLPSERLFSAAGNLVNAKRNQLAPAEVDQLLFLYENTRVDREVAVDDDNE